In Ancylomarina subtilis, the genomic stretch TTGAAAAGCCTGGGCGCGACCCACGTCAGGTGATCAAAGTGTTTCAGTTTAAGGAAGGGGTTTATAAAATTGAGCAGTTGGAATTGGGAATGGAATTGCCTGGGATTGTAACCAACATCACAAATTTTGGTGCTTTTGTTGATGTGGGTGTTAAACAAGATGGTTTGGTACATATCTCACAATTAGCCAACCGATTTGTATCAAATCCTAACGATGTGGTTCAGTTACACCAACATGTTAATGTAAAAGTTACCGAGGTAGATGTTGCACGTAAGAGAATTCAATTGTCGATGAAAGACGTAGAACAATAAATAAGTTTATTATTATCCCGACTTAAAAGGGAACAAAATTAGATATTATGGATTTTAACGATCAAGATGTTATTATTGAATGTCCCAAATGTCAGGGAGAGATTGTAGTTAAGATTTTGGAAATTACGAATCATCACACCGTTACTTGTCCGGACTGTGGTGCAAAAAATGATTTGTCGGCTAACGATCCTTCGGCCAAACTGGGGATACCCAAAACGTATATGCCTTTTGAAGGCTTGGATGATTATATAGAAGAAGTAGAGAAGAAAAGAAAGAAGAAATAATTTTCTTTAAATAATTAATAAAGAAAGAGCCTGTTCAATATGAACAGGCTCTTTTAGCGATTGAGTATTAGCGTCGATTAACATCTCCACCGCTTGAGGTATTTACGTCAACTTTTGACGGATTTCCATAATAGTTTACATCTCCACCTGAGCTTGCTGAGGCATCAATTTCTTCGGTTGCATTAACTGTAACATCGGCACCACTCGATGCTTTTGCTTTGCAAACTTTAGCGCTTAGTTCACGAGCATTTAAATCGCTACCACTACTTGCTTTTCCATAAAAATAGTTGGCAGTACCCCAAAGGTCAGCATCAGCACCTGAGCTTACAGAACAAGAAAGCTGGTCAGCGTGAATATCCAGTTTTGCATCGGCACCTGAGCTAACTTCAATATCTAAGTTTTTGGCATTAATGGTCGATTTTGTTTCAAAATCGCAACCACTTGAAATGTGAATTTCGTTGACATCAACTAAAGTAATATATACCGACATCGCTTTTGCTCTGCGAATACGGTCTTCAACTTTGACAACTAATTTATTTCCTCGAACTTCTGTAATAATATTGTCCTGTAAGTTTTCGTCAGTTTCAACAGTGATGGCTTCTTTATCGCCTTGCACGACAAAAACATCCAGACCTGTACCTGCTGAAATAGCTGTGAAATGTCCAACCTCTCTGTCTTGTTTTACGACATTCCCATTACCTTTTTCGCCAGAAAATTGAGCGTTTATGCACGATGTTGTTCCTAATATAATAGCGATTAGGAATAAACTAATTCGGTTAATTTGTTTCATATTATTAAATATTTGTTGTGTGAAAATGTTAATCTGTATGTATGACGCTAAGTGGCTGAAAAAAGTTACAGCTTTCGATACTTTTAAATGTTAATATAAAAATCTATGTTAATTTTATTATGGATTTGTGAATTAATATTCTGAAAATATAGTTTTGTTTGTGATGAT encodes the following:
- a CDS encoding head GIN domain-containing protein; the encoded protein is MKQINRISLFLIAIILGTTSCINAQFSGEKGNGNVVKQDREVGHFTAISAGTGLDVFVVQGDKEAITVETDENLQDNIITEVRGNKLVVKVEDRIRRAKAMSVYITLVDVNEIHISSGCDFETKSTINAKNLDIEVSSGADAKLDIHADQLSCSVSSGADADLWGTANYFYGKASSGSDLNARELSAKVCKAKASSGADVTVNATEEIDASASSGGDVNYYGNPSKVDVNTSSGGDVNRR